The following are encoded together in the Ranitomeya imitator isolate aRanImi1 chromosome 4, aRanImi1.pri, whole genome shotgun sequence genome:
- the KIF23 gene encoding kinesin-like protein KIF23 isoform X6 — protein MIKPPRTKPPRRALLKKPNSGQKDPVGVYCRVRPLSPTDQECCIEVINETTVQLHPPDGCRVNRNGEYKETQYSFKQVFGTELTQKDVFDVVAKPLVEDLIRGKNGLLFTYGVTGSGKTYTMTGSPGQGGLLPRCLHMIFNSIHDFQAKRYVFKTDDKNGIEVQNEVDALLERQKRDGQQQVVPRTPVGRQKLEPEFADMINIEDGCKVAEVDEDSVYSIFVSYIEIYNNYIYDLLEEVPIDPIKPKWNTPGKNAEFIPPQSKILREDQNHNMYVAGCTEVEVKTTEEAFDVFWRGQKRRRIANTQLNRESSRSHSVFIIKLAQAPLDADGDNVLQEKEQVSLSQLSLVDLAGSERTNRTKAEGSRLREAGNINQSLMTLRTCIEALRENQLCGTNKMVPYRDSKLTHLFKNYFDGEGKVRMIVCVNPKADDHEESLQVMRFAEMTQEVEVARPVDRPICGLTPGRRYRNQAFKEELTRRLEDRGGPVNGEPDEQAVIEMLIQSFPPIPSCELLDANDEHTLPRLIEALEKRRRIRQMMAEEFNKNVTSFRAMLQDVNGFVAAKENIAQGRMTEKERAIVSQKAEIERLEKKVKTLEYKIDVLEKTTTIYEDEKRTLQHDLESHQQKLQRQLSDKRRLEARLQGMETQNAMKWEKECERRVAAKQLEMQNKLWVKDEKLKQLKAIVTETKGDRPERPSRERDREPKTPIRSISPSPVPGDVFRTRGGGQSVQFTDIETLRQESPPGSRKRRSSGSNQPPQVENTDSVWTDVETRCSLAMEMRAGSNLGPGYQHHAIPKRRKP, from the exons ACGAACCAAACCTCCACGGAGGGCCCTTCTCAAAAAACCGAACAGTGGACAGAAGGATCCAGTTGGA GTTTACTGTAGGGTGCGTCCCCTCAGCCCCACAGACCAGGAATGCTGCATTGAAGTGATCAATGAGACCACTGTACAGCTGCATCCCCCAGATGGCTGCAGAGTCAACAGAAATGGAGAATACAAAGAG ACTCAGTATTCCTTTAAACAAGTTTTTGGAACAGAGTTGACACAAAAAGATGTATTTGATGTTGTCGCCAAGCCTCTTGTGGAAGATCTAATTCGTGGTAAAAATG GACTCCTTTTCACATATGGGGTGACTGGAAGTGGAAAAACGTACACAATGACTGGGTCTCCGGGACAAGGTGGTCTACTTCCCCGATGTCTCCACATGATCTTCAACAGCATCCATGATTTCCAGGCCAAGAGATAT GTTTTTAAGACCGATGATAAAAATGGCATCGAAGTACAGAATGAGGTCGATGCCCTATTAGAGCGTCAGAAGAGAGATGGTCAGCAGCAGGTAGTCCCAAGGACTCCTGTGGGGAG GCAGAAACTAGAACCCGAATTTGCAGATATGATTAATATTGAAGATGGATGCAAAGTAGCAGAAGTTGATGAAGACAGTGTATACAGTATCTTTGTGTCCTATATTGAAATCTACAATAATTACATATATGATCTTCTGGAGGAGGTTCCTATAGATCCAATTAAACCAAA GTGGAACACGCCAGGAAAGAATGCAGAGTTTAT ACCACCGCAGTCCAAGATTTTGCGTGAAGACCAGAACCACAATATGTATGTTGCTGGGTGCACTGAAGTTGAAGTTAAAACAACCGAAGAGGCCTTTGATGTCTTCTGGAGAG GTCAGAAGAGAAGACGAATTGCAAACACACAGCTAAACCGTGAGTCCAGCCGATCCCACAGTGTATTCATCATAAAGTTGGCACAAGCCCCACTTGATGCTGATGGTGATAATGTTTTGCAG GAAAAGGAGCAGGTATCACTCAGTCAACTCTCACTTGTTGATCTAGCTGGAAGTGAGAGAACAAACCGCACAAAGGCAGAGGGTAGCAGGCTACGTGAAGCAG GGAATATAAACCAATCCCTTATGACTTTAAGAACTTGTATTGAGGCTCTACGAGAGAACCAGTTGTGCGGAACCAATAAG ATGGTCCCTTATCGAGACTCTAAgttaactcatctcttcaagaattaTTTTGATGGAGAAGGGAAGGTTCGAATGATAGTTTGTGTTAATCCCAAAGCTGATGACCACGAAGAGAGCCTA CAAGTTATGCGATTTGCTGAGATGACTCAAGAAGTTGAAGTTGCGCGACCTGTAGACAGACCGATCTGTGGCCTCACTCCTGGACGGCGCTACAGGAACCAAGCATTTAAAGAAGAACTTACTCGTAGGCTGGAGGACCGTGGTGGTCCTGTCAATGGAG AGCCTGATGAGCAGGCAGTAATAGAGATGCTTATTCAAAGCTTCCCTCCTATTCCATCCTGTGAGCTTCTCGATGCCAATGATGAACACACTCTTCCCCGGCTTATTGAGGCCCTTGAGAAACGACGCCGTATTCGCCAAATGATGGCTGAAGAATTCAACAAGAATG TTACCTCCTTCAGAGCCATGCTTCAAGACGTTAATGGTTTCGTGGCCGCAAAGGAGAATATAGCCCAAGGCCGAATGACAGAAAAGGAGAGGGCTATAGTGTCTCAAAAAGCTGAAATAGAGCGACTAGAAAAGAAAGTGAAGACTCTGGAGTACAAA ATTGATGTCCTGGAGAAAACAACCACCATCTATGAAGATGAAAAGCGCACTTTACAGCACGACCTAGAGTCACACCAACAGAAGCTGCAGCGTCAGCTGTCTGACAAGAGGCGGCTAGAAGCCCGGCTACAGGGCATGGAAACACAAAATGCTATGAAATGGGAGAAGGAATGT gagcgccgCGTGGCTGCCAAGCAGCTGGAAATGCAGAATAAACTGTGGGTGAAAGATGAAAAGTTAAAACAGCTGAAAGCAATTGTAACAGAAACCAAAGGCGACAGACCAGAGAGGCCGTCTAGAGAGAGGGACAGAGAGCCGAAGACCCCCATCAGATCCATCTCTCCCTCTCCTGTACCT GGTGACGTTTTCCGGACGCGAGGGGGAGGTCAGTCCGTGCAATTTACTGACATCGAGACCCTCCGGCAAGAATCCCCTCCTGGCAG CCGCAAACGCAGGTCTTCTGGCTCCAACCAGCCCCCACAGGTGGAGAACACGGATTCTGTGTGGACAGATGTGGAAACCAGA TGTTCTCTTGCCATGGAAATGAGGGCTGGATCCAACTTGGGACCTGGCTACCAACATCACGCTATTCCTAA GCGCAGAAAACCTTGA
- the KIF23 gene encoding kinesin-like protein KIF23 isoform X3, producing the protein MIKPPRTKPPRRALLKKPNSGQKDPVGVYCRVRPLSPTDQECCIEVINETTVQLHPPDGCRVNRNGEYKETQYSFKQVFGTELTQKDVFDVVAKPLVEDLIRGKNGLLFTYGVTGSGKTYTMTGSPGQGGLLPRCLHMIFNSIHDFQAKRYVFKTDDKNGIEVQNEVDALLERQKRDGQQQVVPRTPVGRQKLEPEFADMINIEDGCKVAEVDEDSVYSIFVSYIEIYNNYIYDLLEEVPIDPIKPKWNTPGKNAEFIPPQSKILREDQNHNMYVAGCTEVEVKTTEEAFDVFWRGQKRRRIANTQLNRESSRSHSVFIIKLAQAPLDADGDNVLQEKEQVSLSQLSLVDLAGSERTNRTKAEGSRLREAGNINQSLMTLRTCIEALRENQLCGTNKMVPYRDSKLTHLFKNYFDGEGKVRMIVCVNPKADDHEESLQVMRFAEMTQEVEVARPVDRPICGLTPGRRYRNQAFKEELTRRLEDRGGPVNGEPDEQAVIEMLIQSFPPIPSCELLDANDEHTLPRLIEALEKRRRIRQMMAEEFNKNVTSFRAMLQDVNGFVAAKENIAQGRMTEKERAIVSQKAEIERLEKKVKTLEYKIDVLEKTTTIYEDEKRTLQHDLESHQQKLQRQLSDKRRLEARLQGMETQNAMKWEKECERRVAAKQLEMQNKLWVKDEKLKQLKAIVTETKGDRPERPSRERDREPKTPIRSISPSPVPFPGNPVSQPPHHNATPSRLHLHRRSESCGSISVASCVSQWEQKTPQHKPESKMRPDRRRWEPESARKYNAAEDRPGYQASMAQADLEEDQCLRGDVFRTRGGGQSVQFTDIETLRQESPPGSRKRRSSGSNQPPQVENTDSVWTDVETRCSLAMEMRAGSNLGPGYQHHAIPKRRKP; encoded by the exons ACGAACCAAACCTCCACGGAGGGCCCTTCTCAAAAAACCGAACAGTGGACAGAAGGATCCAGTTGGA GTTTACTGTAGGGTGCGTCCCCTCAGCCCCACAGACCAGGAATGCTGCATTGAAGTGATCAATGAGACCACTGTACAGCTGCATCCCCCAGATGGCTGCAGAGTCAACAGAAATGGAGAATACAAAGAG ACTCAGTATTCCTTTAAACAAGTTTTTGGAACAGAGTTGACACAAAAAGATGTATTTGATGTTGTCGCCAAGCCTCTTGTGGAAGATCTAATTCGTGGTAAAAATG GACTCCTTTTCACATATGGGGTGACTGGAAGTGGAAAAACGTACACAATGACTGGGTCTCCGGGACAAGGTGGTCTACTTCCCCGATGTCTCCACATGATCTTCAACAGCATCCATGATTTCCAGGCCAAGAGATAT GTTTTTAAGACCGATGATAAAAATGGCATCGAAGTACAGAATGAGGTCGATGCCCTATTAGAGCGTCAGAAGAGAGATGGTCAGCAGCAGGTAGTCCCAAGGACTCCTGTGGGGAG GCAGAAACTAGAACCCGAATTTGCAGATATGATTAATATTGAAGATGGATGCAAAGTAGCAGAAGTTGATGAAGACAGTGTATACAGTATCTTTGTGTCCTATATTGAAATCTACAATAATTACATATATGATCTTCTGGAGGAGGTTCCTATAGATCCAATTAAACCAAA GTGGAACACGCCAGGAAAGAATGCAGAGTTTAT ACCACCGCAGTCCAAGATTTTGCGTGAAGACCAGAACCACAATATGTATGTTGCTGGGTGCACTGAAGTTGAAGTTAAAACAACCGAAGAGGCCTTTGATGTCTTCTGGAGAG GTCAGAAGAGAAGACGAATTGCAAACACACAGCTAAACCGTGAGTCCAGCCGATCCCACAGTGTATTCATCATAAAGTTGGCACAAGCCCCACTTGATGCTGATGGTGATAATGTTTTGCAG GAAAAGGAGCAGGTATCACTCAGTCAACTCTCACTTGTTGATCTAGCTGGAAGTGAGAGAACAAACCGCACAAAGGCAGAGGGTAGCAGGCTACGTGAAGCAG GGAATATAAACCAATCCCTTATGACTTTAAGAACTTGTATTGAGGCTCTACGAGAGAACCAGTTGTGCGGAACCAATAAG ATGGTCCCTTATCGAGACTCTAAgttaactcatctcttcaagaattaTTTTGATGGAGAAGGGAAGGTTCGAATGATAGTTTGTGTTAATCCCAAAGCTGATGACCACGAAGAGAGCCTA CAAGTTATGCGATTTGCTGAGATGACTCAAGAAGTTGAAGTTGCGCGACCTGTAGACAGACCGATCTGTGGCCTCACTCCTGGACGGCGCTACAGGAACCAAGCATTTAAAGAAGAACTTACTCGTAGGCTGGAGGACCGTGGTGGTCCTGTCAATGGAG AGCCTGATGAGCAGGCAGTAATAGAGATGCTTATTCAAAGCTTCCCTCCTATTCCATCCTGTGAGCTTCTCGATGCCAATGATGAACACACTCTTCCCCGGCTTATTGAGGCCCTTGAGAAACGACGCCGTATTCGCCAAATGATGGCTGAAGAATTCAACAAGAATG TTACCTCCTTCAGAGCCATGCTTCAAGACGTTAATGGTTTCGTGGCCGCAAAGGAGAATATAGCCCAAGGCCGAATGACAGAAAAGGAGAGGGCTATAGTGTCTCAAAAAGCTGAAATAGAGCGACTAGAAAAGAAAGTGAAGACTCTGGAGTACAAA ATTGATGTCCTGGAGAAAACAACCACCATCTATGAAGATGAAAAGCGCACTTTACAGCACGACCTAGAGTCACACCAACAGAAGCTGCAGCGTCAGCTGTCTGACAAGAGGCGGCTAGAAGCCCGGCTACAGGGCATGGAAACACAAAATGCTATGAAATGGGAGAAGGAATGT gagcgccgCGTGGCTGCCAAGCAGCTGGAAATGCAGAATAAACTGTGGGTGAAAGATGAAAAGTTAAAACAGCTGAAAGCAATTGTAACAGAAACCAAAGGCGACAGACCAGAGAGGCCGTCTAGAGAGAGGGACAGAGAGCCGAAGACCCCCATCAGATCCATCTCTCCCTCTCCTGTACCT TTCCCTGGTAACCCTGTTTCTCAGCCTCCCCACCACAATGCTACCCCTTCTCGATTACACCTGCACAGGCGTTCAGAGTCCTGCGGCAGCATATCCGTGGCCTCCTGCGTGTCACAGTGGGAGCAGAAAACTCCACAGCACAAACCAGAAAGCAAGATGCGCCCTGACCGCAGGCGGTGGGAGCCAGAGTCAGCTAGGAAGTATAATGCAGCAGAGGACAGGCCAGGTTATCAGGCATCCATGGCGCAGGCAGATCTAGAAGAGGATCAGTGTCTCAGG GGTGACGTTTTCCGGACGCGAGGGGGAGGTCAGTCCGTGCAATTTACTGACATCGAGACCCTCCGGCAAGAATCCCCTCCTGGCAG CCGCAAACGCAGGTCTTCTGGCTCCAACCAGCCCCCACAGGTGGAGAACACGGATTCTGTGTGGACAGATGTGGAAACCAGA TGTTCTCTTGCCATGGAAATGAGGGCTGGATCCAACTTGGGACCTGGCTACCAACATCACGCTATTCCTAA GCGCAGAAAACCTTGA
- the KIF23 gene encoding kinesin-like protein KIF23 isoform X7, with amino-acid sequence MIKPPRTKPPRRALLKKPNSGQKDPVGVYCRVRPLSPTDQECCIEVINETTVQLHPPDGCRVNRNGEYKETQYSFKQVFGTELTQKDVFDVVAKPLVEDLIRGKNGLLFTYGVTGSGKTYTMTGSPGQGGLLPRCLHMIFNSIHDFQAKRYVFKTDDKNGIEVQNEVDALLERQKRDGQQQVVPRTPVGRQKLEPEFADMINIEDGCKVAEVDEDSVYSIFVSYIEIYNNYIYDLLEEVPIDPIKPKPPQSKILREDQNHNMYVAGCTEVEVKTTEEAFDVFWRGQKRRRIANTQLNRESSRSHSVFIIKLAQAPLDADGDNVLQEKEQVSLSQLSLVDLAGSERTNRTKAEGSRLREAGNINQSLMTLRTCIEALRENQLCGTNKMVPYRDSKLTHLFKNYFDGEGKVRMIVCVNPKADDHEESLQVMRFAEMTQEVEVARPVDRPICGLTPGRRYRNQAFKEELTRRLEDRGGPVNGEPDEQAVIEMLIQSFPPIPSCELLDANDEHTLPRLIEALEKRRRIRQMMAEEFNKNVTSFRAMLQDVNGFVAAKENIAQGRMTEKERAIVSQKAEIERLEKKVKTLEYKIDVLEKTTTIYEDEKRTLQHDLESHQQKLQRQLSDKRRLEARLQGMETQNAMKWEKECERRVAAKQLEMQNKLWVKDEKLKQLKAIVTETKGDRPERPSRERDREPKTPIRSISPSPVPGDVFRTRGGGQSVQFTDIETLRQESPPGSRKRRSSGSNQPPQVENTDSVWTDVETRCSLAMEMRAGSNLGPGYQHHAIPKRRKP; translated from the exons ACGAACCAAACCTCCACGGAGGGCCCTTCTCAAAAAACCGAACAGTGGACAGAAGGATCCAGTTGGA GTTTACTGTAGGGTGCGTCCCCTCAGCCCCACAGACCAGGAATGCTGCATTGAAGTGATCAATGAGACCACTGTACAGCTGCATCCCCCAGATGGCTGCAGAGTCAACAGAAATGGAGAATACAAAGAG ACTCAGTATTCCTTTAAACAAGTTTTTGGAACAGAGTTGACACAAAAAGATGTATTTGATGTTGTCGCCAAGCCTCTTGTGGAAGATCTAATTCGTGGTAAAAATG GACTCCTTTTCACATATGGGGTGACTGGAAGTGGAAAAACGTACACAATGACTGGGTCTCCGGGACAAGGTGGTCTACTTCCCCGATGTCTCCACATGATCTTCAACAGCATCCATGATTTCCAGGCCAAGAGATAT GTTTTTAAGACCGATGATAAAAATGGCATCGAAGTACAGAATGAGGTCGATGCCCTATTAGAGCGTCAGAAGAGAGATGGTCAGCAGCAGGTAGTCCCAAGGACTCCTGTGGGGAG GCAGAAACTAGAACCCGAATTTGCAGATATGATTAATATTGAAGATGGATGCAAAGTAGCAGAAGTTGATGAAGACAGTGTATACAGTATCTTTGTGTCCTATATTGAAATCTACAATAATTACATATATGATCTTCTGGAGGAGGTTCCTATAGATCCAATTAAACCAAA ACCACCGCAGTCCAAGATTTTGCGTGAAGACCAGAACCACAATATGTATGTTGCTGGGTGCACTGAAGTTGAAGTTAAAACAACCGAAGAGGCCTTTGATGTCTTCTGGAGAG GTCAGAAGAGAAGACGAATTGCAAACACACAGCTAAACCGTGAGTCCAGCCGATCCCACAGTGTATTCATCATAAAGTTGGCACAAGCCCCACTTGATGCTGATGGTGATAATGTTTTGCAG GAAAAGGAGCAGGTATCACTCAGTCAACTCTCACTTGTTGATCTAGCTGGAAGTGAGAGAACAAACCGCACAAAGGCAGAGGGTAGCAGGCTACGTGAAGCAG GGAATATAAACCAATCCCTTATGACTTTAAGAACTTGTATTGAGGCTCTACGAGAGAACCAGTTGTGCGGAACCAATAAG ATGGTCCCTTATCGAGACTCTAAgttaactcatctcttcaagaattaTTTTGATGGAGAAGGGAAGGTTCGAATGATAGTTTGTGTTAATCCCAAAGCTGATGACCACGAAGAGAGCCTA CAAGTTATGCGATTTGCTGAGATGACTCAAGAAGTTGAAGTTGCGCGACCTGTAGACAGACCGATCTGTGGCCTCACTCCTGGACGGCGCTACAGGAACCAAGCATTTAAAGAAGAACTTACTCGTAGGCTGGAGGACCGTGGTGGTCCTGTCAATGGAG AGCCTGATGAGCAGGCAGTAATAGAGATGCTTATTCAAAGCTTCCCTCCTATTCCATCCTGTGAGCTTCTCGATGCCAATGATGAACACACTCTTCCCCGGCTTATTGAGGCCCTTGAGAAACGACGCCGTATTCGCCAAATGATGGCTGAAGAATTCAACAAGAATG TTACCTCCTTCAGAGCCATGCTTCAAGACGTTAATGGTTTCGTGGCCGCAAAGGAGAATATAGCCCAAGGCCGAATGACAGAAAAGGAGAGGGCTATAGTGTCTCAAAAAGCTGAAATAGAGCGACTAGAAAAGAAAGTGAAGACTCTGGAGTACAAA ATTGATGTCCTGGAGAAAACAACCACCATCTATGAAGATGAAAAGCGCACTTTACAGCACGACCTAGAGTCACACCAACAGAAGCTGCAGCGTCAGCTGTCTGACAAGAGGCGGCTAGAAGCCCGGCTACAGGGCATGGAAACACAAAATGCTATGAAATGGGAGAAGGAATGT gagcgccgCGTGGCTGCCAAGCAGCTGGAAATGCAGAATAAACTGTGGGTGAAAGATGAAAAGTTAAAACAGCTGAAAGCAATTGTAACAGAAACCAAAGGCGACAGACCAGAGAGGCCGTCTAGAGAGAGGGACAGAGAGCCGAAGACCCCCATCAGATCCATCTCTCCCTCTCCTGTACCT GGTGACGTTTTCCGGACGCGAGGGGGAGGTCAGTCCGTGCAATTTACTGACATCGAGACCCTCCGGCAAGAATCCCCTCCTGGCAG CCGCAAACGCAGGTCTTCTGGCTCCAACCAGCCCCCACAGGTGGAGAACACGGATTCTGTGTGGACAGATGTGGAAACCAGA TGTTCTCTTGCCATGGAAATGAGGGCTGGATCCAACTTGGGACCTGGCTACCAACATCACGCTATTCCTAA GCGCAGAAAACCTTGA